gagaatacttgagtcatgagtttggcacacacttaagaaaatgtggaatagtttcacaactcacgccgcctggaacacctcagcgtaatggtgtgtccgaacgtcgtaatcgcactctattagatatggtgcgatctatgatgtctcttaccgatttaccgctttccttttggggctatgctttagagactgccgcattcactttaaatagggctccgtcgaaatccgttgagacgacaccgtatgaattatggtttgggaagaaacctaagctgtcgtttctaaaagtttggggatgcgatgcttatgtcaagaaacttcaacctgaaaagctcgaacccaaatcggaaaaatgcgtcttcatagggtacccaaaagaaactattgggtacaccttctacctcagatccgaaggcaagatctttgttgccaagaatgggtcctttctggagaaagagtttctctcgaaagaagtaagtggagcttgatgaagtattgcctcttgaactggaaaatggcgcaactcaagaaaatgttcctgaggtgccagcaccgactagagaggaagttaatgataatgatcaagatacttctgatcaagctcctactgaaattcgaaggtccacaaggacacgttccgcaccagagtggtacggcaaccctgtcttggaaatcatgttgttagacaacggtgaaccttcgaactatgaagaagcgatggcgggaccggattctgacaaatggctagaagccatgaaatccgagataggatccatgtatgaaaacgaagtatggactttgactgacttgcccattgaacggcgagccatagaaaataaatggatctttaagaagaagacagacgcggatggtaatgtgaccatctataaagctcggcttgtcgctaagggttatcgacaagttcaaggggttgactacgatgagactttctcaccggtagcgaagctgaagtccgtccgaatcatgttagcaattgccgcattctatgattatgaaatatggcaaatggacgtcaaaacggcattccttaatggtttccttaaggaagaattgtatatgatgcagccggaaggttttgtcgatcctaagaatgctgacaaagtgtgcaagctccaacgctcgatttatgggctggtgcaagcatctcggagttggaacattcgctttgatgagatgatcaaagcgtttgggtttacatagacttatggagaagcctgcgtttacaagaaagtgagtgggagctctgtagcatttctcatattatatgtagatgacatacttttgatgggaaatgatatagaactcttggacagcatcaaggcctacttgaataaaagttttcaatgaaggaccttggagaagctgcttatatattaggcatcaaaatctatagagatagatcgagacgcctcataggtctttcacaaagcacataccttgataagatattgaagaagttcaatatggatcaatccaagaaggggttcttgcctgtgttgcaaggtatgaaattgagctcagctcaatgtccgaccatggcagaagatatagaagagatgagcgtcatcccctatgcctcagccataggttctattatgtatgccatgctgtgtaccagacctgatgtaaaccttgccgtaagtttggtaggaaggtaccaaagtaatcccggcaaggaacattggacagcggtcaagaatatcctgaagtacctgaaaaggactaaggaaatgtttctcgtttatggaggtgacgaagagctcgtcgtaaagggttacgtcgatgctagctttgacacagatctggatgactctaagtcacaaaccggatacgtgtatattttgaatggtggggcagtaagctggtgcagttgcaagcaaagcgtcgtggcgggatctacatgtgaagcggagtacatggcagcctcggaggcagcgcatgaagcaatatgggtgaaggagttcatcaccgacctaggagtcatacccaatgcgtcggggccgatcaagctcttctgtgacaacactggagctattgcacttgccaaggagcccaggtttcacaagaagacaaggcacatcaagcgtcgcttcaactccattcgtgaaaatgttcaagatggagacatagagatttgtaaagtacatacggacctgaatgtagcagatccgttgactaaacctctccctagagcaaaacatgatcaacaccagaattccatgggtgttcgattcatcacaatgtaactagattattgactctagtgcaagtgggagactgttggaaatatgccctagaggcaataataaaagcattattattatatttccttgttcatgataattgtctttattcatgctataattgtgttatccggaaatcgtaatacatgtgtgaataacagacatcaacatgtccctagtaagcctctagtagactagctcgttgatcaacagatagtcatggtttcctgactatggacactggatgtcattgataacgagatcacatcattaggagaatgatgtgatggacgagacccaatcctaaacatagcacaagatcgtatagttcgtttgctagagttttgcaatgtcaaagtatcttttccttagaccatgagatcatgtaactcccggataccgtaggagtgctttgggtatgccaaacgtcacaacgtaactgggtgactataaaggtagactacgggtatctccgaaagtgtctgttgggtgacatggatcaagactgggatttgtcactccgtatgacggagaggtatcactgggcccactcggtaatgcatcatcataatgagctcagagtgaccaagtgtctggtcacgggatcatgcattacggtacgagtaaagtgacttgccggtaacgagattgaacgaggtattgggataccgacgatcgaatctcgggcaagtaacatatcgatggacaaagggaatagcgtacggggttgattgaatcctcgacatcgtggttcatccgatgagatcatcgtggagcatgtgggagccaacatgggtatccagatcccgctgttggttattgaccggagagtcgtctcggtcatgtctgcttgtctcccgaacccgtagggtctacacacttaaggttcggttacgctaggtttgtagggatatgtatatgcagtgacccgaatgttgttcggagtcccggatgagatcccggacgtcacgaggagttccggaatggtccggaggtaaagatttatatatgggaagtcctgtttcgggcatcgggacaagtttcggggttatcggtattgtaccgggaccaccggaggggtcccgggggcccaccgggtggggccacccatccccgggggccacatgggctgtagggggtgcgccttggcctgcttgggccaagggcaccagccccacaaggcccatgcgcctagggtttccaaaggggaggagtcctactagtggaaggcacctcctaggtgccttggggggagggaaacccccctaggccgccgcaccccctaggagattggatctcctagggccggccaccccccttggcacccctatatatagtgggggggggagggacttcagaccttgagtccttggcctttggttgcctccttctccctccccaacacctcctcaacctccatagtgcttagcgaagctctgtcggagtactgcagctccatcaacaccacgccgtcgtgctgctgctggtgccatctccctcaacctctcctccctcccttgctggatcaagtaggaggagacgtggctgttccgtacgtgtgttgaacgcggaggtgccgtccgttcggtgctaggatctccggtgattcgaatcacgtcgtgttcgactacatcatccccgttctttgaacgcttccgctcgcgatctacaaggtacgtagatgcatccaatgactcgttgctagatgaactcctagatgatcttggtgaaacgagtaggaaaatttttgttttctgcaacgttctccaacatgaaggccatctaaataaagtaACTGCAAAAGCTTTGAagaaaaatgagtccatcaactccacggCATAACTGAgtatgacaacgacctagcgcaccttactcttcgtcggaaaactctgcaacatgagacgttgcagccgtgtaggtcagcacatggaatatgctggcagagtcacACTATAGAGCAAATGAATGAAAgagactatatctacatgcatatttggctggtggaggctctaagtttaattttgcataaagctaattttttccctacaacaaaggaatacattttatttactaccaagtttatgccattattgagaaggttcctccaactcaatcccaaaattaaccAAGTATAATCAATAAACCCAATAcagtaattaaagagtgatgagatcaacaaaatattcacttccagatactcatattgtccgtaaccggggacacagctaaccatgattagtttgtacactctacagaggtttgcgcacttttccccacaaggctcgaccgcatccatgataggaagatcgagacatagtctttcttaagcattaactctttactctgggtagaccggtacacctactttcccctacatctactagtctaccactgaaagaggtcacacaacttactcaattaTGCCAGAGACcacaatggcttgtggctgcacacggaagtttctaggcatgaaatatcatatgatccctttgagcctgggtggcggacctagggtaatcacatgggtactccggtatTCCCATGGGctagcactggtttctccaggtgccccaaataatccacccagatgtgtattatagttgccaccttaatgttgtccaaaattattatctctcacaacttgcatgaatcTCACGAACTAATCCCCatctacaagcatggctaagcaatgtatgagcataacgtataatcctggcgtgatcaaaggtaataggttcctacctcatgaactacaacCAAAccgcatgttcccaatcctactcatgcaaatctttgagggtgaaactaatgcatagtaaaaactaggtattgaaagagtatgatcaaagtgtaacttgccttgccgatgatcggaAAACTCTAgggattcatagtaacaagcttcgcactccgtaaaatctatcgtaaacaaacaatagcatacataagcacacaAGCAAAAGATGCAAAGAAAACCGAAGAAAAGATCCAGAAAACTCAAAACAAGCAAGTAACTAATataaacagaaaataaattttaACAACATTATAATTatctggattagatcttaacagacggtacatgtgattagctacgatttgcaaaaagaatcaactaaaacggagctacaaaactcaaggtacgatcaaaagaagttcaaattcaaatatgaactaaactcaaaattttaaattttcaaaaacatgttcaagttggtttactggatagatgagatctctatgaagattttggcattggtttcatcgTATTCTGGCAAACGAGCAAAAAGATGTGCTAGTTTGAAACAtaggggttaaactgtaaataaaaactacgaataggtccctggcagaaaaaaaagaaaaagaaaattctAACAACCGAACGTTCGCTACAGAAGCTAAACGAATGAAAACATTCGCTACCGAAGACTaatggacgaacatccgctaaataaaAAATGGTTAAAAAAACAGATCGCGATCTGGACCGTTGGATCCAGATCGAACGGGTGAGAAGAGATCGGGGCTACCAGCGGTGGCGACATCAACGGTGGCGAGGCGGACGGCTTCGGGCTCGGGCGAGGCGTCGGCCGTGAGgtgcggcgcaggcggcggcggtggcttgtGGTGTGNNNNNNNNNNNNNNNNNNNNNNNNNNNNNNNNNNNNNNNNNNNNNNNNNNNNNNNNNNNNNNNNNNNNNNNNNNNNNNNNNNNNNNNNNNNNNNNNNNNNNNNNNNNNNNNNNNNNNNNNNNNNNNNNNNNNNNNNNNNNNNNNNNNNNNNNNNNNNNNNNNNNNNNNNNNNNNNNNNNNNNNNNNNNNNNNNNNNNNNNNNNNNNNNNNNNNNNNNNNNNNNNNNNNNNNNNNNNNNNNNNNNNNNNNNNNNNNNNNNNNNNNNNNNNNNNNNNNNNNNNNNNNNNNNNNNNNNNNNNNNNNNNNNNNNNNNNNNNNNNNNNNNNNNNNNNNNNNNNNNNNNNNNNNNNNNNNNNNNNNNNNNNNNNNNNNNNNNNNNNNNNNNNNNNNNNaggaggaggagggggccgggggTCCGGTATTTAACGAGGGAGGGGGGGTGGCTTGGAGTGcggggcaaggcggcggggcgcGTGGCCGAGGCGGACTCGGCGCGGCGGCAGCTTCCGTGCGCCGGCCGGACTCCAGCCGGAGTCGATCGGGCGAGGCGGgctggctgggccgcggcctggcgtctagctgggccggcccacatcGGCTGCAGAGATTTTTTTTAAGAAACAATTTTCGAGAGAGACAAAATCATGctaaactaaaataaataaatatctaAAAATATTAGAAAAATTCACGTAATAATATGGCCTTATTAAtgacctagtgaacatttttctgggcctaaatgcctaaactaaaaacaaacattaTAGTACTAGTTACTCcgtaaacaaataaataaacttgcaaataaaatcaaataaaatcttcaaaaattcaaaattcagTTTCCAATATTTATTTGctgtttttgaagaagtccttttatcttcccTCTTTACTTTGAAATAACtggaaaagaattttgaaaaaACAATTTGACCCTATTtaccaaattttgataaatcaaaaaTTGATTTTTTGTGAAACCTacaactctctcaaattggtccttgagttgcttaaggtctctggGATCAAAATGCAACTAAAACAAATGAAACAAaatgcatggatgcatatgaatgatctatgaatAACATCCGAAtttaaaattgggatgttacaaacctaccccccttaagatgaatcttgccctcgagattcgggttggtcagcaaaaaggtgtgggtggtccttgcggaggtcttcttcgcgctcccaggtggcttcctcctcggtatggtgactccactgaaccttgcaaaacttaacgactctgctgcgagtaactcggctggcaaagtcgagaatcttaacgggtttctcctcatatgtcagatcactctccaactgaattgcttccagtggcatagtatctctcagagggatatcggccatctctgcatggcacttcttcaactgggaaacgtgaaacacatcatgaactcccgacaaaCCTTCGCGTAATTCCAACCCGTAGGCGACTtcacccatacgttccaaaactctgtatggtcccacaaattgtggtgctaactttcctttgactccaaatcgcttaactcctcgaagtggggatacacgaagatatgctctatctctgacttcataggttacctcctcatgtttagtatcggcataactcttctgcctggactgggctatctttagtctaccctagaagcaaagaagctcaaggtcactaccctacccaaggtcactaccctagaagcaaagaagctcaagagacaacatgGAATACCCAACAaagacgtcgagtgcaatccactcgaccaatcatatcactcgggtaTCCCACCTTTCCGAAGACCACTCGACCATagaagaaaccactcgacctatgaagaccaggagtcacacgGAACTGCAACGGTcaagcattcactccgtagtcttcatGGACATTAATAACACTTTATggttggcgttaccagtaacacccactctttatgtacattgaaccctctgtgacggggattgctggggtcctggcgcattctatataagccacccccctcctctgggacaagggttcacacctcctgtaacacacatgcatatactcaaatccagtcgaccgcctccgggcaccgagacgtagggcttttacctcctccgagaggggcctgaactcgtaaacacttgcgtacaacctcaccgtagctaggaccttgcctcctcctacgtaccccctactcttactatcAGTCTTAATACCACGACACGAGGATACATATATAGACATTGTCGCAAAGCTCTGCTATTTAGAGTTCTTAGTGATATGGCAGCCCTATTTTTATCATTATTATTGTTATATGAAATGTAAGTATAGACTATATGGAAATGTCATTTTTGATCTGTTGGTTGTTATCAAAGTGTAAGTTTGGTTCATTTTTGGTCTAGTAAATATGTTGTGACCCTCATGTAAGATTTTTTATCTCACCGGAAGCGGATTTATAATTCCTTCACGGGAATAAGAGATTTATTCATGTCGGCCAATTCAATTCAATCACATGATCTCATTTGATTTGATTGTTTCTTTTTTGTGAATAATGATTTGATTGTTTTCAAAGGCAGGAAAATACATGGTGTTTGTCTCATCTTAGGGGTAGTAGTGCTTTGCCGCCAACAAGAAATGTAGTTGTATAATTGATCAAGTGAACCATTCATTCAGCTCGGTCTTTGCTACAGTAATAAGTGGCAAGACGAGTGGTTCTATATCTCAGACGACTACACTCTCACAAGGATAAGATTATGATGCTTCCAAAAAAAATGTGGGGTCAGTTGAGCTTACATGTGCTTGCATTGTCCCATTCCCACTCATCCGAGGCCTTCTTCCAAGTAGACCGACCCCCACATTTATAACAATGGTAGGGGGAGGGTGTCGTTTGAGGGGTTGTGCTATTGAAGGGAGAGTGCAATGGTTTGGGTAGGGACTTGAGCGTTCCTTTATGGCCAGTTTATTATTACATACATACTACTGTAGACGATATATAGTAGTAGTTGAGTTTGGCCCCATAAATTGAATAGTTAGTAGTAGTAAATACTAAGTAAGCACTAGTCCAGTATATGATTATTGATGTCTAGTTGTGAGATAATTGTTGTTGTTAATGGATGCAGGTTGGGTTCACCATAAGGATAAGATACAATCACTATTAATGACTCGGAAAAAAATGATACATACATACTGCCACATGATGTTTTGTTAGATGTCATGAAAAAACAAGTGATTTAATTTATTATTTATACTAGTCCCtgtgttcacttttatttttataAGGCGCTGTAGATATTTCAGACAGTGTGCAAAACAGCTCAATTTCAGAAACGACTTATGAAAAGAAGGGAGGGAGTATTAATTGAAAAAAAAAAGAATAttgggaggagggagggaggaaggaaggaaggaaggaaggagagggtcaaCAGGTCccttcttctcttctcttttcttttctttttcttttctattctattctagttctagttctagtggcAAGCCAAGGCAGCGCATCCCCAccagccgccaccgccaccgccaccgccaccaccggcAGCGGGAAGGCGGACGGATCCCTTCCCCTCGACCTCCATTCCATTCCATTCCAATCTGCTCCTGCTCTCGGAATCGGAATCGAATCGGAATTGGATCAAAGAGAAGAAGCAAGATCCACAagtgctctgctctgctctgctctgctgcCGGCCAAGATCCAAgtcaaccaaaccaaaccaaaccaaaccagcGTCGTCGTCGGAAGGATGCTGCGGCGGCACAAGGAATCGGCGTCGGCGTCGGATTCCACCTTCTACCAGCTGCGCGCCGACTGCGCCCACAACGTCCCGGACACCAAGTTCAAGATCAAGGTCTATTCTTttcctctttctttgctttctttctTCTTTCCTTGTTTTGGAGCAATTCCNNNNNNNNNNNNNNNNNNNNNNNNNNNNNNNNNNNNNNNNNNNNNNNNNNNNNNNNNNNNNNNNNNNNNNNNNNNNNNNNNNNNNNNNNNNNNNNNNNNNNNNNNNNNNNNNNNNNNNNNNNNNNNNNNNNNNNNNNNNNNNNNNNNNNNNNNNNNNNNNNNNNNNNNNNNNNNNNNNNNNNNNNNNNNNNNNNNNNNNNNNNNNNNNNNNNNNNNNNNNNNNNNNNNNNNNNNNNNNNNNNNNNNNNNNNNNNNNNNNNNNNNNNNNNNNNNNNNNNNNNNNNNNNNNNNNNNNNNNNNNNNNNNNNNNNNNNNNNNNNNGCAAGACGCTGAGCGTACGCAAATGGCACGCCGCCTTCACGCACCACGGATCCCTCCACATCGCCTCTGTTCTAAACCGGATTCAGAGCGGGgtatgcctctctctctctctctctgtcaggctgTCAGCCTCAAACCAATTTTCTTCCTcatctcgtcgtcgtcgtcgtcgtctaacACAAGCAAGCATGTTTGTTTTctacatatatatatgtatatactaCTAGGGTGTGCATCCCGCAATCAGAGGAGAGGTCTGGGAGTTCCTGCTTGGCTGCTTCGATCCCGAGAGCACCTTCGATGACCGCGACCACATCAGGCAAGCAAGAAGGTCTGTTACTTACTAGGAGTAGTACTTACTACTCACTATCTCTATCTCTAGTATCAATACGTCTCAATGCTTAGCTACTACTGTAGAGTACAATTCAACTGCTGCTTAACACCGCAACGCTATATGTGATATGCACGCAAGCAGGATACAGTATGCCAGATGGAAGGAACAATGCAAACACATGGACCCTCACGTCGGCAGCGGCAAAATCATCACCGCCCCCATCATAACCGAGGATGGCGTGCCTATCAACGACCCTCTGGTTTTACTCGAAGCCACTGCAGCAGACCAGCAACCTGGttcaaccaccaccaccagcaaTGCAGAtgagtcgtcttcgtcgtcgtcgtcatctgcaAACCACCGTCTCACCGATAAACACACCATCGAGTGGAAGCTTACGCTACACCAAATCGGTATCATGGGGTTCCTACATCAAATCAATTACTATGTCTACTCTTCCTACTTCCAGCATTATTCTAATCATGATTATCCTCCACTATGTATGTGGTGGGGATAATATTAATATACAGGTCTTGATGTTCTACGCACTGACCGCTCCATGCTCTTCTACGAGAAGAAAGAGAATCTCTCCAAGTTATGGGATATTCTAGCTGTATACGCATGGATCGACAAAGAAGTTGGTTACTGCCAAGGTGTCTAGCTACCTACCTACCTACCTCctgtttgatttgatttgatttgcaccAGAATGCTTATTTTTTGCCTGATGAAAAGTCGATGCTTTCTTATGCACGTTTGTAATCTTCACATCTCAAACAGGAATGAGTGATTTATGCTCACCGATGATCGTGCTACTCAATGACGAAGCAGATGCGTTTtggtgctttgagagactcatgcgTAGACTGGTCGGTACACACTCCATCCCATCATTTTGGTTATCTATCTGTGACTCTTCTAGTTTCACTTATTATTGTTATCTATCTGTGATTTTTAAAGCGCGGGAATTTCAGATGCACACAGCAATCCGTTGGGGTTGAGAACCAGCTTCAGCACCTTGCCTCTATCATTCAGGTGCTGGACCCAAAGTTACATGACCACCtcggtatgtatatatgtatgtatttaaTCAACACTCAAGGAGGGACCTGGATATCCATTTGATCTTCTTACACTGCAATTTCTGCTTGTTGACTCTTGAACACAGAAAGACTTGGCGGAGGCGACTATCTCTTTGCATTCCGTATGTTCATGGTATTGTTTCGCCGTGAACTGTCATTTGGGGACTCCTTGTACCTTTGGGAGGTAAATACTTCTTTTTGATGTGGTGCTAAATCTAAAATATTTGTTGTATTTATTTCATCCGTGTGAGGTTTGATCTACGAACCAAATTCAGCACAGTAGTGTGCGTGTTGTACAGTTGGCCTCAATGCCTCAAAAGTATCCTGGGCTGAACTTCTTTTAGTTAAAATGGACTTCACTACTACGTTTTAGATGCCATATTCAGATATTTTCTTTCATTTTCTTAGTGACACCATGACTACGTTCAAAGGTGTGTCAttgtttcctgctgttatttttttagttcaaaTGGACCCAAATGGACTTCACTACTACGTCACGCAAGTCATCCAACAGAATATGTGTCATTGTTTCCTACtgttctttgtgtgtgtgtgtgtgtgtgtgtgtgtgtggtcatggtTGTTCTCGTGTCCGCAAAATAAAATGAATGGTATTACCAGCCAACCAAAAACGGTCACACACTCCAGCTTAGTTGGGTTGAATCCATGGATTTTTAAGCGCTAGCTGGTTATTGGCATTGTTGCAAACTGTTGTGTGTCAACGAGTTCTCCATTAAAAGGCCACCCAACTACGAGCCTGGTTGTCATGTCTTAAGGAATAATAATGCTTTATGTTTCTTGAAGTTTAAACTCTGCTTTGCAAATAAAGATTGACCCtggttgttgaatggatcatgtttgTTATCTGCAGATGATGTGGGCTCTAGAATATGACCCTGACATGTTCTCCACCTATGAAGAGAGCGGGCCTGCAACTGACAGAAGTGCTCAAGGATATAAACCAAGAGTAAAATCAACCCGTCAGTTTGGCAAGTACGAGAGGGCGAATATGAAGAGTGCTACTAATGGTGTTGATGGGCCTGTCCCTATTTCTGTTTTCCTGGTTGCTAGTGTATTGAAAGAGAACAGTCAGAAGCTGTTGCAAGAAGCCCGGGGATTAGATGACATTATTAGGGTAAGCTTTTCCCGTGTTTCTTGTTTTATGATGCAAGACGTACGTATTTCAGAGTTGATAATAGGAGGAGCGAAAACAGGCTAAACTTCACGTAACAAATCGTTTGGCTCAATTATGACTAGTCAAGTAATGTAGCAAGGAAAAAATTGAAGCACAATGAACACTGGAAATCGATTATTAACGTTGAAATAAGATTTGTTTTAGACTGAAAGTAGATCTGAAGTTgtgcttttttttgtttttgttttagataTTGAACAATGTTAACGGGAACTTGGATGCAAAGAAGGCTTGCGCTGGTGCACTGAAACTTCACGCCAAGTACCTTAGAAAGGTAGCGAGCTCCTTCCACAGAAACCTTAGAAAACCTTAGAAAGGTGgttgaattgttgttgttgttgttgttgttgttgttgtgttagCAGATGCAGGGAAAGAAAGCCTAACATAGCACAGACACGGACACTTGCGGTCTCACAATTGTACCACCTGGAGGGACACGGACACGGTCTCAAAATTGTATGTAAATTTGAATGCAGAGCTTTGTTGTTTGGAAACGTTGAAGTTTCATATATGCGCCAGCCAACCAACCAACCAACCGGTAAAATATGTATAAGCAAGTCAAGTGTatttttcttggttt
Above is a window of Triticum dicoccoides isolate Atlit2015 ecotype Zavitan chromosome 5B, WEW_v2.0, whole genome shotgun sequence DNA encoding:
- the LOC119313074 gene encoding TBC1 domain family member 15-like isoform X2, with the translated sequence MLRRHKESASASDSTFYQLRADCAHNVPDTKFKIKTLSVRKWHAAFTHHGSLHIASVLNRIQSGGVHPAIRGEVWEFLLGCFDPESTFDDRDHIRQARRIQYARWKEQCKHMDPHVGSGKIITAPIITEDGVPINDPLVLLEATAADQQPGSTTTTSNADESSSSSSSSANHRLTDKHTIEWKLTLHQIGLDVLRTDRSMLFYEKKENLSKLWDILAVYAWIDKEVGYCQGMSDLCSPMIVLLNDEADAFWCFERLMRRLRGNFRCTQQSVGVENQLQHLASIIQVLDPKLHDHLERLGGGDYLFAFRMFMVLFRRELSFGDSLYLWEMMWALEYDPDMFSTYEESGPATDRSAQGYKPRVKSTRQFGKYERANMKSATNGVDGPVPISVFLVASVLKENSQKLLQEARGLDDIIRILNNVNGNLDAKKACAGALKLHAKYLRKVASSFHRNLRKP
- the LOC119313074 gene encoding TBC1 domain family member 15-like isoform X1, encoding MLRRHKESASASDSTFYQLRADCAHNVPDTKFKIKVXKTLSVRKWHAAFTHHGSLHIASVLNRIQSGGVHPAIRGEVWEFLLGCFDPESTFDDRDHIRQARRIQYARWKEQCKHMDPHVGSGKIITAPIITEDGVPINDPLVLLEATAADQQPGSTTTTSNADESSSSSSSSANHRLTDKHTIEWKLTLHQIGLDVLRTDRSMLFYEKKENLSKLWDILAVYAWIDKEVGYCQGMSDLCSPMIVLLNDEADAFWCFERLMRRLRGNFRCTQQSVGVENQLQHLASIIQVLDPKLHDHLERLGGGDYLFAFRMFMVLFRRELSFGDSLYLWEMMWALEYDPDMFSTYEESGPATDRSAQGYKPRVKSTRQFGKYERANMKSATNGVDGPVPISVFLVASVLKENSQKLLQEARGLDDIIRILNNVNGNLDAKKACAGALKLHAKYLRKMQGKKA